A window of the Pyrodictium abyssi genome harbors these coding sequences:
- a CDS encoding triphosphoribosyl-dephospho-CoA synthase — MVEEVVCQRFARACAASVVVDAAVPRPGLSSFQRPRGDLDPVGFAGLAGLAYEACMCSCMRGLLGDTGGWAGCWLSSVEEMARSWGNPGLGSLFLLSLQAAALGYSVHRGRGDSLEAVMASTSRAVDSGGVEAAVAFYRGLQLVYPSYLARISWSGLPEVDGRLSLEAIRETGVTLRALLEQAALYDPVSRDAASFMSLSLGMALPILREEPCLEKGVRRATYTLAGLEGDLLVARKAGRVAPGMWLRAAEGDRDAERALWELLASGGPGSVADIVVNAVARLVYEYLRDGYPPLRLHCYSS, encoded by the coding sequence ATGGTCGAGGAGGTAGTGTGTCAGCGTTTCGCCCGCGCATGCGCAGCCTCCGTGGTGGTTGATGCCGCTGTCCCCCGGCCCGGGCTCTCTAGCTTCCAGAGGCCGCGGGGAGACCTCGACCCCGTCGGCTTCGCCGGGCTAGCAGGCCTCGCCTACGAGGCATGCATGTGTAGCTGCATGAGGGGGTTGCTGGGCGACACCGGGGGCTGGGCCGGCTGCTGGCTATCCTCTGTGGAGGAGATGGCTAGAAGCTGGGGGAACCCTGGGCTGGGGAGCCTCTTCCTCCTATCGCTGCAGGCTGCTGCCCTCGGGTACTCAGTCCACCGGGGGAGAGGGGACAGCCTAGAGGCTGTTATGGCGTCTACGAGCCGCGCTGTGGACTCTGGGGGCGTCGAGGCGGCCGTGGCGTTCTACCGCGGGCTTCAGCTGGTCTATCCCAGTTATCTCGCCCGTATATCGTGGAGCGGCCTGCCAGAGGTCGACGGGAGGCTCTCGCTAGAGGCTATCCGCGAGACTGGCGTTACCCTCCGGGCTCTGCTAGAGCAGGCAGCGCTCTACGACCCCGTGTCACGCGATGCTGCATCGTTCATGTCGCTTAGCCTGGGCATGGCTCTGCCGATTCTCCGCGAGGAACCCTGCCTGGAGAAGGGGGTCCGTAGAGCCACCTATACGCTGGCCGGCCTCGAGGGGGACCTGCTCGTAGCTAGAAAGGCTGGCAGGGTAGCCCCCGGGATGTGGCTACGAGCCGCCGAGGGGGACCGGGATGCCGAGAGAGCGCTCTGGGAGCTACTGGCCAGCGGAGGGCCGGGCTCTGTAGCCGATATAGTGGTGAACGCTGTTGCTAGGCTCGTCTACGAGTACCTCCGCGACGGCTATCCCCCTCTGAGGCTCCACTGCTACTCTTCCTGA
- a CDS encoding DEAD/DEAH box helicase has translation MGGSSRVAASLRSLGYEVLLWEEPGEEPEQAEKRFMDVVPALARHEKGRLRLYRHQLDSVEALVAGMNVVLTARTGSGKTEAWALAALREGWRVLAVYPTLALAADQIRRLEEYYSAAGYPEAVVRIDRPSIEKKGRRGEELLKLVSSARVVVTNPAFLLAEMKRLALYPHRAILEDFISSLDMIVFDELDFYGPRGAHLLLAIVELISKHLASKPPRVVILSATLGNPDELASLLTRLTGRETRIIEGRPFKTPNRTIIVIGKGVEALRDYIRAYASVIASRAPWIMDMVYNEDEFREHLYEIYEALEAIGLRPPRPGLDPVEILQAILEASEPGSVALVFTRSIRMAERLYRSLIEKLPAEKQKLVGVHHHLVSKSKREMIEEAARRGRISMIITVRTLAQGIDIGSVNRVVHIGLPVDLREFMQREGRKGRRRELGVTETIVVPSGLWDRKLLEAGSSALKQWLSLPLEKLYINPSNAYAAVFKAMWKLLRGVGIEPEEEKLLRQLGLVEEYASLSGGRLTLSRRGKAFWNDIGFYEHGPPYGYRKVIIRGGRETLIRSEEVSHRDAVEKYQPGTYDPMNESLVVRIDPKELRVYEQPPEEAVAHHDWIARAVARYEDLKRAWGEKPSFENDLRYGRIFTATVLNVSAPTGGFGELVEEPIEVEWMVESRRPRLASRPTGMVRVYHEVATIELNAPVAGRYRDYTYGYVFEAPGTVSAEDLRLGLATLIVYLRLDPRYAIPLGLIRYRVVSAGPVKLIHLWERESAGLLEALDWLDVSERALRYEYPGITVPLIAAVDPVSAIRVMRGEVSMERLRELAAQAARVIAGSRTIQAGGVVVEHPRPSRSHGLGAIAVVHETIEDSGQTVAVAAVASYDGERVEVDSYRGRAGIDSASQMARMALRHLDRLLSQGLRVAYYGQDQRNMLLRMLAGSYTGVLALRGAEHEGRLVDAAERASQLAGDTPLLMLVEPRVRSYLEWANRAKARHDSEELETALRSLASAMAMAAYRILLAAEKGRIIVRKSSSGASEGDSRRGGTRRRA, from the coding sequence ATGGGCGGGTCTAGTAGGGTAGCGGCGTCGCTAAGGAGCCTGGGCTATGAGGTCCTCCTCTGGGAGGAGCCCGGAGAAGAGCCCGAGCAGGCAGAGAAACGATTCATGGACGTCGTGCCGGCGCTCGCACGCCACGAGAAGGGGAGACTGCGGCTCTACCGCCACCAGCTAGACTCGGTAGAAGCGCTAGTAGCTGGGATGAACGTCGTACTCACAGCCCGCACAGGCTCCGGCAAGACCGAGGCTTGGGCACTAGCAGCTCTCCGCGAGGGCTGGCGCGTCCTAGCAGTCTACCCTACCCTAGCGCTCGCAGCCGACCAGATAAGGAGGCTCGAAGAGTACTACAGTGCAGCCGGCTACCCTGAAGCGGTTGTGCGCATAGACAGGCCGAGTATAGAGAAGAAGGGCCGCCGTGGCGAAGAATTACTCAAACTAGTCTCCTCGGCGCGCGTGGTGGTCACTAACCCGGCTTTCCTCCTCGCAGAGATGAAGAGACTAGCCCTCTACCCCCACCGCGCGATACTCGAGGACTTCATATCATCGCTAGACATGATAGTGTTCGATGAGCTGGACTTCTACGGGCCGAGAGGCGCACACCTCCTACTAGCTATAGTCGAGCTGATATCCAAGCACTTGGCCTCCAAGCCGCCGCGCGTCGTAATACTCTCCGCGACGCTCGGTAACCCCGACGAGCTCGCATCTCTGCTCACACGGCTCACCGGGCGGGAGACAAGGATAATCGAGGGGCGGCCCTTCAAGACCCCGAATAGGACAATAATAGTCATTGGTAAGGGTGTGGAGGCGCTACGAGACTACATAAGGGCCTACGCCAGCGTCATAGCCTCCCGTGCGCCGTGGATAATGGACATGGTGTATAACGAGGACGAGTTCCGCGAGCACCTCTACGAGATATACGAGGCGCTCGAGGCGATCGGGCTTAGGCCACCACGGCCAGGCCTAGACCCCGTGGAGATTCTCCAGGCTATACTCGAGGCCTCAGAGCCTGGGAGCGTAGCCCTGGTTTTCACGCGTAGTATCCGCATGGCTGAGAGGCTGTACCGTAGCCTCATCGAGAAGCTTCCGGCCGAGAAGCAGAAGCTAGTCGGGGTGCATCACCACCTCGTCTCAAAGAGTAAGCGTGAGATGATAGAGGAGGCAGCGCGTAGAGGCCGGATATCGATGATAATAACCGTTCGAACGCTAGCACAGGGCATCGACATAGGGAGCGTTAACCGTGTCGTCCACATAGGGCTCCCGGTGGATCTTCGCGAGTTTATGCAGCGGGAGGGTAGGAAGGGGCGGCGCCGCGAGCTAGGGGTAACAGAGACTATAGTCGTGCCTTCGGGGCTCTGGGACCGTAAACTGCTGGAGGCTGGCAGCTCGGCTCTAAAGCAGTGGCTAAGCTTACCCCTGGAGAAGCTATACATAAACCCGTCTAACGCCTACGCTGCAGTCTTCAAGGCTATGTGGAAGCTCCTACGCGGCGTGGGTATCGAGCCAGAGGAGGAGAAGCTCCTTAGACAGCTAGGCCTCGTAGAAGAGTATGCATCACTCAGCGGTGGCAGGCTAACGCTCAGCAGGCGCGGCAAAGCATTCTGGAACGACATAGGCTTCTACGAGCATGGCCCACCCTACGGCTACCGTAAGGTGATCATACGCGGTGGCAGGGAGACGCTGATACGCAGCGAGGAGGTCTCGCACAGGGACGCGGTGGAGAAGTACCAGCCCGGAACTTACGACCCCATGAACGAGTCCCTAGTGGTGCGCATAGACCCCAAGGAGCTGCGGGTCTACGAGCAGCCGCCCGAGGAGGCGGTGGCCCACCACGACTGGATAGCGCGCGCTGTAGCCAGGTACGAGGACCTCAAGCGGGCGTGGGGCGAGAAGCCGAGCTTCGAGAACGACCTACGCTACGGCAGAATATTCACCGCGACAGTGCTCAACGTGTCCGCGCCGACAGGCGGCTTCGGCGAGCTAGTAGAGGAGCCCATAGAGGTCGAGTGGATGGTCGAGAGCCGCCGTCCACGCCTAGCCAGCAGGCCGACGGGGATGGTGAGGGTCTACCACGAAGTGGCCACGATAGAGCTTAATGCGCCGGTGGCTGGGCGGTACCGCGACTACACCTACGGCTACGTCTTCGAGGCCCCTGGCACGGTCTCGGCTGAGGACCTGCGCCTTGGCCTAGCAACACTGATAGTATACCTGCGCCTGGACCCCCGCTACGCCATACCCCTAGGGCTGATAAGGTACAGGGTGGTCTCTGCAGGGCCCGTCAAGCTGATACACCTATGGGAGCGCGAGTCAGCAGGCCTACTGGAAGCGCTCGACTGGCTAGACGTCTCCGAGAGGGCTCTCCGGTACGAGTACCCGGGCATAACGGTGCCACTCATAGCAGCAGTAGACCCCGTCTCCGCGATACGTGTCATGCGCGGAGAGGTCTCCATGGAGCGGCTAAGGGAGCTAGCTGCCCAGGCAGCCCGCGTGATAGCTGGCTCCAGGACGATACAGGCTGGCGGGGTAGTGGTGGAGCATCCTAGGCCGTCGCGGAGCCACGGGCTAGGAGCCATAGCAGTAGTCCACGAGACCATCGAGGACAGCGGCCAGACGGTGGCGGTAGCGGCTGTAGCGAGCTACGACGGAGAACGGGTCGAAGTGGACAGCTACCGGGGCAGGGCGGGCATCGACTCGGCATCACAGATGGCTAGGATGGCTCTACGCCACCTCGACAGGCTTCTGAGCCAGGGCCTACGCGTAGCCTACTACGGCCAGGACCAGCGCAACATGCTTCTCCGCATGCTGGCAGGGAGCTACACGGGTGTACTAGCGCTCCGCGGCGCTGAGCACGAGGGCCGCCTCGTGGACGCAGCGGAGCGGGCTAGCCAGCTAGCTGGCGACACGCCGCTCCTCATGCTTGTCGAGCCTAGGGTGAGGAGCTACCTAGAGTGGGCTAACCGGGCTAAGGCGCGCCACGACTCCGAGGAGCTCGAGACAGCGCTCCGGAGCCTAGCCTCCGCAATGGCCATGGCCGCCTACCGTATACTGCTGGCGGCCGAAAAGGGCAGGATAATAGTCAGGAAGAGTAGCAGTGGAGCCTCAGAGGGGGATAGCCGTCGCGGAGGTACTCGTAGACGAGCCTAG
- the speD gene encoding adenosylmethionine decarboxylase, producing the protein MEITHVIRPRPEPAPGEPKVYGKHVYGNLYNCDREVLSNEERLRQIVVNAAKLGNMTLLDVRSWKIGEGVSIVAIVLESHITIHTWPEYAFATVDVYSCGKHTNPEKAFDYIAAALRAQRVERKVATRNLE; encoded by the coding sequence ATGGAGATAACACACGTCATCAGGCCAAGGCCAGAGCCAGCGCCAGGAGAGCCAAAGGTGTACGGCAAGCACGTCTACGGCAACCTCTACAACTGCGACCGCGAGGTACTAAGCAACGAGGAGAGGCTACGCCAGATAGTCGTTAACGCTGCCAAGCTGGGCAACATGACGCTCCTCGACGTCCGCAGCTGGAAGATAGGCGAGGGCGTCAGCATCGTGGCCATAGTCCTCGAGAGCCACATAACCATACACACATGGCCCGAGTACGCTTTCGCCACCGTGGACGTCTATAGCTGTGGGAAGCACACTAACCCGGAGAAGGCTTTCGACTACATAGCTGCTGCTCTGCGTGCCCAGCGCGTAGAAAGGAAGGTGGCTACAAGGAACCTAGAATAG
- a CDS encoding 60S ribosomal export protein NMD3, which yields MPICIRCGREVDRLVDGRLCPSCYLELYGFGRPPAKLQLVVCTRCGSYRYQGRWFPPPGDGGLEDVAALVFQASFKPAEHTEYYRVENIDIDYDAGNALVQVAGRLHGMNDEKSMVYTVPVVMQKQICPVCFQRAAGVPTAIVQVRGYNGRLSEEDRLAVEEVIDELGDSIEEAILSVDELREGIDLKMLDQNAARSLAAKLRSRLAAKVKESHKVVGRRNDGRRVSRLTLSVRLPFFKPGTLVEYQGVLARVEEIDRGYVLVRRLGSSKLHRLTVEEAWRLLREPRLDDHRRVLVVALEPGWIHLQYLDGSYEYLEIPRRDTSVEGELSEGIEAELLVHNNHYYLLPRS from the coding sequence ATGCCTATATGTATACGCTGTGGACGCGAGGTCGACCGGCTAGTAGATGGCCGGCTATGCCCCAGCTGCTACCTAGAGCTGTACGGGTTCGGCCGGCCGCCAGCAAAGCTACAGCTAGTAGTCTGTACAAGATGTGGGAGCTATCGCTACCAGGGCCGCTGGTTTCCTCCCCCGGGCGACGGCGGGCTAGAAGACGTGGCCGCGCTAGTATTCCAGGCTAGCTTCAAGCCAGCCGAACACACAGAGTACTACAGAGTCGAGAACATCGACATAGACTACGACGCTGGAAACGCCCTAGTGCAGGTGGCAGGACGCCTACACGGGATGAATGATGAGAAGAGCATGGTATACACAGTGCCGGTTGTGATGCAGAAGCAGATATGCCCAGTATGCTTCCAGAGGGCAGCAGGGGTACCAACAGCCATAGTGCAGGTTAGGGGATACAACGGCAGGCTGAGCGAAGAGGACAGACTGGCAGTAGAGGAGGTCATAGACGAGCTAGGAGACTCGATAGAGGAGGCAATACTATCAGTGGACGAGCTACGCGAAGGCATTGACCTTAAGATGCTCGACCAGAACGCGGCCAGGAGCCTCGCAGCCAAGCTACGTAGCCGGCTAGCAGCCAAGGTGAAAGAGAGCCACAAGGTCGTGGGCCGAAGGAACGATGGCCGCCGCGTATCAAGGCTGACGCTCTCCGTCCGGCTGCCCTTCTTCAAGCCAGGCACGCTGGTGGAGTACCAGGGCGTGCTAGCCCGGGTAGAGGAGATAGACCGCGGCTACGTCCTGGTACGTCGGCTCGGCAGCAGCAAGCTGCATCGGCTAACAGTAGAGGAGGCATGGCGCCTACTACGCGAGCCCCGGCTCGACGACCACCGCCGCGTCCTAGTAGTAGCCCTGGAGCCTGGCTGGATACACCTACAGTACCTCGACGGCAGCTACGAGTACCTGGAGATCCCCCGCCGCGATACCAGCGTCGAGGGCGAGCTAAGCGAGGGCATAGAGGCGGAGCTGCTAGTCCACAACAACCATTACTACCTACTACCCCGCAGCTAG
- the surE gene encoding 5'/3'-nucleotidase SurE, giving the protein MSPDSPKILVTNDDGVHSPGLRLLYEAVKDLGKAYVLAPETPKSASGLGITLHKPLRITKVKLWGDVDVYMTNGTPSDVIYLAIEEFSPRFDIVVSGVNIGDNTSIQVILSSGTVGAAAQAALLGIPGIAFSANVDEASQLEEDKETWNNMKKIVRRIVLWVLENGIPQGADLLSVNFPRRVAPGTRVKIAPAARVKFLQKVSVLYDPRGRKYYWLYGTLVDPEPGSDVYVVHVENAIAITPLSLDMNIPRGTWESITEKLKPIVSMLEAELSKSE; this is encoded by the coding sequence GTGTCACCAGATTCGCCAAAGATACTGGTAACAAACGATGATGGTGTACACAGTCCTGGGCTTAGACTACTCTACGAAGCGGTCAAAGACCTAGGTAAAGCCTATGTGTTGGCACCAGAGACGCCGAAGAGTGCTAGCGGGCTAGGCATAACACTGCATAAGCCGCTGCGTATAACAAAGGTAAAGCTATGGGGCGATGTAGACGTTTACATGACTAATGGTACGCCTAGCGACGTGATATACCTCGCTATAGAGGAGTTCTCCCCGCGCTTCGACATAGTAGTATCCGGCGTCAACATCGGCGACAACACGAGCATACAAGTCATTCTCTCCTCTGGCACTGTCGGCGCGGCTGCCCAGGCAGCGCTACTAGGCATACCCGGTATAGCGTTCTCAGCTAACGTTGACGAGGCTAGCCAGCTAGAAGAGGACAAAGAGACCTGGAACAACATGAAGAAGATTGTACGCCGTATAGTCCTATGGGTCCTGGAGAACGGTATACCTCAGGGGGCTGACCTCCTTAGTGTCAACTTCCCCCGCAGAGTAGCGCCAGGTACACGAGTCAAGATAGCCCCTGCAGCACGTGTAAAGTTCCTACAGAAGGTTAGCGTGCTCTACGACCCTCGCGGGAGGAAGTACTACTGGCTCTACGGTACACTCGTAGACCCCGAACCAGGCTCTGACGTGTACGTAGTCCACGTCGAGAACGCCATTGCGATAACACCCCTCTCGCTAGACATGAACATACCCAGGGGTACGTGGGAAAGTATAACGGAGAAGCTCAAGCCGATAGTGAGCATGCTGGAAGCCGAGCTATCCAAGAGCGAATAG
- a CDS encoding diphthine--ammonia ligase, which yields MRVCSMFSGGKDSTYALHWAVLHGFDVCCLLSLRPRRRWDSMLFHYPGIELTELQAKALRIPLVAWTTGEDEERDLVKVFREARNRGCEAVVAGALLSDYQRLRFASAAEEAGLRIFTPLWRINQEEYMRSLVREGFKVMIVSVQAYGLPSWLVGRVLDEDTVERIIELSRKYGFNPAFEGGEAETLVLDAPLFREELSVKGVVERLGPDHYFYKITGARLIPKRGVPRS from the coding sequence GTGCGCGTATGCAGCATGTTTAGCGGCGGCAAGGACAGTACCTATGCTCTACACTGGGCTGTGCTACACGGCTTTGATGTGTGCTGCCTACTCTCGCTAAGGCCCAGGCGTAGATGGGATAGTATGCTCTTCCACTACCCTGGTATAGAGCTTACAGAGCTCCAGGCCAAGGCCCTACGCATACCGCTAGTAGCGTGGACTACAGGCGAGGACGAGGAGCGAGACCTCGTAAAGGTGTTCAGGGAGGCGCGTAACCGGGGCTGCGAGGCTGTTGTGGCTGGCGCGCTTCTGAGTGACTACCAGAGGCTTCGTTTCGCCAGCGCTGCTGAGGAGGCTGGGCTCCGTATATTCACGCCGCTTTGGAGGATCAACCAGGAGGAGTACATGAGGAGCCTTGTACGCGAAGGCTTCAAAGTGATGATAGTCAGCGTACAAGCCTATGGACTCCCCTCGTGGCTTGTGGGCCGTGTCCTCGACGAGGACACTGTTGAAAGAATCATAGAGTTGTCAAGGAAGTACGGGTTCAACCCAGCCTTCGAGGGCGGTGAGGCGGAGACACTAGTCCTTGATGCTCCACTTTTCAGAGAAGAGCTTAGCGTCAAGGGCGTTGTAGAGAGGCTTGGCCCAGACCACTACTTCTACAAGATCACCGGCGCAAGGCTTATCCCTAAGAGAGGGGTCCCTCGCAGCTAG
- the glmM gene encoding phosphoglucosamine mutase: MGKLFGTDGVRGIVNEQLTPELALRLGSAIASYYGEGVRVLVGRDARAGGDMILHAVVAGLLSSGARVHVVHGGGFAPTPAIQYAVKELGYDLGVIVTASHNPPQYNGIKVVGPLGIEIDRDTEKKIEEIYFEERFRRVPWSRAVHEASVEPRVVDLYVDAVVDRVDKNLIKSRGFRVLVDCANNVSSLTTPAILRKLGVKAYTLACNPSPTPYREPEPTPGSLAEAASVVKALGLDLGVGHDGDGDRAIAIDEKGEVWWGDRTGALLTAYIAEEKLPDAPKRLYTAVSSSRLVTDYLEPRGIEVAWTPVGSINISYRLLQEGGVAGFEENGGFIYPPHLLARDGGMTLALFLEMLAKKNVKASELFSELPRYYAVKTKVPMPREKAVEVVEALKEEYMGKPGYRIVTVDGLRVDGEDFWFLVRPSGTEPVLRVMVEARSPDRAKELAESLVEKARRLAAR; the protein is encoded by the coding sequence CTGGGTAAGCTGTTCGGCACAGACGGCGTCCGAGGCATAGTAAACGAGCAGCTAACCCCCGAGCTTGCTCTCCGGCTAGGCTCTGCCATAGCGAGCTACTACGGCGAGGGCGTACGCGTCCTCGTTGGCCGCGATGCACGCGCGGGCGGCGACATGATACTACACGCTGTGGTTGCAGGCCTCCTCTCCTCCGGTGCACGCGTACACGTCGTGCACGGTGGCGGATTTGCCCCGACGCCGGCCATACAGTACGCGGTCAAGGAGCTAGGCTACGATCTTGGCGTCATAGTCACTGCTAGTCATAACCCGCCCCAGTATAACGGCATCAAGGTGGTCGGGCCGCTCGGGATAGAGATAGACCGCGACACCGAGAAGAAGATAGAAGAAATATACTTTGAGGAAAGGTTCCGCCGCGTGCCCTGGAGTAGAGCGGTACACGAGGCCTCGGTAGAGCCCCGCGTAGTAGACCTATACGTGGACGCTGTGGTAGACCGTGTAGACAAGAACCTCATAAAGAGCAGGGGCTTCCGGGTGCTCGTTGACTGTGCTAACAACGTGTCGTCGCTGACAACCCCCGCTATTCTGCGGAAGCTAGGCGTGAAAGCCTACACGCTGGCGTGTAACCCTAGCCCCACTCCATACCGTGAGCCGGAGCCGACGCCCGGCTCCCTAGCAGAAGCGGCGTCCGTGGTCAAGGCGCTAGGCCTAGACCTTGGCGTGGGTCATGACGGTGACGGCGACCGCGCCATAGCAATCGACGAGAAGGGCGAGGTATGGTGGGGCGATAGGACTGGCGCGTTGCTGACAGCCTATATAGCCGAGGAGAAGCTACCGGACGCACCGAAGAGGCTCTACACGGCTGTGTCTAGCAGCAGGCTTGTCACAGACTATCTCGAGCCGCGGGGAATAGAGGTAGCCTGGACACCCGTGGGCTCAATAAATATAAGCTACCGTCTACTCCAGGAGGGGGGTGTCGCCGGCTTCGAGGAGAATGGGGGCTTCATATACCCGCCACACCTCCTGGCACGCGACGGTGGCATGACGCTGGCGCTCTTCCTGGAGATGCTGGCAAAGAAGAACGTTAAGGCCTCTGAGCTGTTCAGCGAGCTGCCAAGGTACTACGCCGTTAAGACCAAGGTGCCAATGCCGCGCGAGAAGGCAGTAGAAGTGGTGGAGGCACTAAAGGAGGAATACATGGGCAAGCCGGGCTACCGCATAGTGACGGTCGACGGGCTGCGTGTTGATGGCGAAGACTTCTGGTTTCTAGTGCGGCCCAGCGGCACTGAGCCCGTCCTGCGCGTTATGGTTGAGGCTAGGAGCCCAGATAGGGCTAAAGAGCTAGCCGAGAGTCTCGTCGAGAAGGCGAGGAGGCTGGCAGCGCGATGA
- a CDS encoding Trm112 family protein has product MKYRFMDLAACPMCKHFPLELYVIEERSYPEREQQIKELLEQYKPPLCELYCYRLQTPVGKKIEEVGTATPCAECLKIEVATGVLYCPNCGRWYPIIDEIPRMLPDNLRKKDEDLRFLRRYQDRLPAKIVYEGKPWSLEQG; this is encoded by the coding sequence ATGAAGTACCGCTTTATGGACCTAGCGGCATGCCCTATGTGTAAGCACTTCCCGCTAGAACTCTACGTGATAGAGGAGAGGAGCTACCCGGAGCGCGAGCAGCAGATAAAGGAGCTGCTAGAGCAGTATAAACCGCCACTATGTGAGCTATACTGCTACCGGCTGCAGACACCCGTAGGCAAGAAGATAGAAGAGGTGGGTACAGCTACGCCCTGCGCGGAGTGCCTCAAGATAGAAGTCGCCACCGGCGTCCTATACTGCCCCAACTGTGGCCGCTGGTACCCGATAATAGACGAGATACCACGGATGCTACCCGACAACCTTAGGAAGAAGGACGAGGATCTACGGTTCCTGCGTAGGTACCAGGATAGGCTGCCGGCCAAGATAGTGTACGAAGGAAAGCCCTGGAGCCTGGAGCAAGGCTAG
- a CDS encoding MTH1187 family thiamine-binding protein has protein sequence MPIVSLKVLPVGVGTSLSRYIARIVALLEAHGYKPIVTPDTTVIQVRDLSEVGAIVRMVHDELYSMGVPRMVTIVMVDDRRDAEESSPEELVQRVARRVEEERRNVRGDVHGVM, from the coding sequence ATGCCCATAGTCTCGCTCAAGGTTCTACCTGTGGGTGTCGGTACCAGTCTATCCCGCTACATTGCGAGGATTGTCGCCCTGCTGGAGGCCCACGGGTACAAGCCCATAGTTACCCCGGATACTACTGTCATCCAGGTCCGGGACCTGAGCGAGGTCGGCGCTATAGTCAGGATGGTTCACGACGAGCTCTATAGCATGGGTGTTCCACGCATGGTGACGATAGTCATGGTTGATGATAGGAGGGATGCGGAGGAGTCTAGCCCAGAGGAGCTTGTCCAGCGTGTGGCGCGGCGCGTGGAGGAAGAGCGTAGAAACGTCCGCGGAGACGTGCACGGCGTGATGTAG
- a CDS encoding amidohydrolase: MAHACPVVFTAERIYTGFRPTRYVEAITVYNGHVVYSGFLAEAVRIARSIAEAVGCGRPRIVELDGVAVPGFVDAHLHVRGVGAMKHSIDLSGAESMEELLDAVRRGASRFSGWVIGRGWDQERIGGWPTRYELDEAVPDKPVVLLRVCGHAAALNTRAMEALGLLDSDSPLVDRGCDGSPTGIVFEELAAEAYREAVRSLDPVRLAVEGAQEVLRYGITLAGAMDVDDHAFRGLVAARRLGLLRMRLRLYLSRELFTALDRLGAVPVLGDDVLRVTGVKLYMDGSLGARTAWLREPYSDEPGTRGRRLLTARELAELAKRAADWGLDVAVHAIGDAAVEEALRGVAAAGCRCRIEHASLAPPDLIRSMASLGVRVAVQPRFVVSDSWAVDRVGPERARWLYPFRSMLSAGLLLGFSSDAPVEPLNPLEGVHAAVTRGALAEYTRSEAVDVETALHLYTAGSAMVLGETRAGCLEPGCFADIAVLDRDPLEVDVEELPSVGFNATIVAGDMVWSRR, from the coding sequence TTGGCGCATGCCTGCCCGGTCGTGTTTACGGCGGAGCGCATCTATACGGGATTCCGGCCTACAAGGTATGTGGAGGCTATCACAGTCTATAACGGGCATGTCGTCTACTCTGGGTTCCTCGCAGAGGCCGTGAGGATCGCTAGGAGTATAGCCGAGGCTGTGGGCTGTGGGAGGCCAAGGATAGTAGAGCTCGACGGGGTTGCAGTACCCGGCTTCGTGGATGCTCATCTCCACGTGCGCGGAGTAGGTGCAATGAAACACTCTATAGACCTCTCTGGAGCAGAGTCGATGGAGGAGCTGCTCGACGCTGTGAGGCGCGGGGCTAGCCGGTTCAGCGGATGGGTTATCGGCAGGGGCTGGGACCAGGAGCGTATTGGCGGCTGGCCTACACGCTACGAGCTCGATGAGGCTGTACCGGATAAGCCTGTCGTGCTGCTCCGTGTCTGCGGCCACGCGGCCGCGCTAAACACGCGGGCAATGGAGGCGCTCGGGCTGCTCGACTCGGACAGCCCGCTCGTGGATAGGGGCTGCGACGGGAGCCCCACCGGGATAGTCTTCGAGGAGCTGGCTGCGGAGGCCTACCGCGAGGCTGTTAGGAGCCTCGACCCGGTACGACTGGCTGTGGAGGGGGCCCAAGAGGTACTGCGCTACGGGATAACACTGGCCGGCGCCATGGATGTAGACGATCACGCTTTCCGGGGCCTCGTAGCTGCTAGGCGGCTTGGCCTGCTCCGCATGAGGCTGCGGCTCTACCTGTCCCGGGAGCTCTTCACGGCGCTCGACCGGCTAGGAGCCGTCCCGGTGCTCGGAGACGACGTGCTCCGCGTCACCGGCGTAAAGCTCTACATGGATGGGAGCCTAGGAGCCCGGACCGCCTGGCTCCGGGAGCCGTATAGCGACGAGCCTGGTACGCGGGGCCGGAGGCTCCTCACCGCTCGGGAGCTCGCCGAGCTGGCCAAGAGGGCTGCGGACTGGGGCCTGGACGTGGCTGTGCACGCCATAGGGGACGCTGCGGTCGAGGAGGCGCTCCGAGGGGTAGCTGCTGCAGGCTGCCGGTGTAGGATAGAGCACGCGAGCCTCGCGCCCCCGGACCTCATACGCTCTATGGCCTCGCTCGGTGTAAGGGTGGCTGTCCAGCCTAGGTTTGTTGTCAGCGACTCCTGGGCTGTGGACCGGGTTGGCCCAGAGAGGGCCCGCTGGCTCTACCCGTTCCGTAGCATGCTCTCGGCTGGGCTCCTACTGGGGTTCTCTAGCGACGCCCCGGTGGAGCCGCTGAACCCGCTAGAGGGCGTACACGCTGCCGTGACCCGCGGCGCTCTAGCGGAGTATACGAGGAGCGAGGCCGTCGACGTGGAGACCGCGCTGCACCTCTACACTGCTGGCTCCGCGATGGTGCTGGGAGAGACGCGGGCCGGCTGCCTCGAGCCGGGCTGCTTCGCCGACATCGCTGTGCTTGACAGGGACCCCCTGGAGGTCGACGTGGAGGAGCTTCCTAGCGTGGGCTTCAACGCCACGATAGTGGCGGGAGACATGGTATGGTCGAGGAGGTAG